GAAAATATTTCAATCTGGAGGTAATTTTTTACCCTTGTTGAATATGACTATGTAACATCACCAAGGTTTCTGCTAATTGACTTAACCGATTTTCTAGGTCTTGTTTGCGTGCTAAGAGTTGCCGTAATCTTTGGTGACGAGCGATCGCTATACTCACACTAGGAACTTGTTCAACTGGACAGGGACGAGACCAAACCTGACCGGCTGTATCTACGCCACACAATCGGTAGTCAGTGTGTAGTGGTTTGTAAGATTCTTTTTCATCACCAGCGCAAATTTCCTCTACATAGTCCATAAGCCTGTCTACTTCAGCATGGCGGAGAGTAGCTGTTCCACCTATTTCTGGTTCTTGGGCATTGGATTCTAACCAACCATTAATAATTGAACCTTCTAAGTAAATATCTTGAATATTCTGGACTATTCTTTGCAATTCTATTTGCCAACTCGCAACTTTTTCTTGAATTTCTTGGAGCATATTCATGGCCAGGGCTGGGTTAGCACCGTGACGATGATTGCTAAAGGCAGGAGTTTTAAATTTAGGGAGAGTTGGTGTTTTTTCTCCATTCTCTTGGGCTGGAAAAGCTTGGACCCAATCATGGTGAGGAAATAAATTTGCCTCTGGAGTTTCCTGACTAAATGTATCTACTTCTAAGTTATTATCAGTTTCTGCTGTAGTTTGGGAATTTGCCGGAAATTCTTGGGGACGGATACTAATGCGAAAGGAAAAAGGACGTTTTGTTTCATCACCCATTTCTGTAGTGACATCATGATTGCGATTCCCTAAATCATGTAATGTAGCCTCGATCCGTTTTAACCCTGGTTTCATAAAAATATTCTAAAATTTATGGTCTTTATCAAGAAAGAATTGGGGAGTACAGAATGAATTTTTTCTCAGACTGGCAAATGTAGCTAGTTTACTTTATTTAGCTCGTATATTCTTCCTGCTGAAACATTATATGATCAAATGATGAATAAAGCGATTTTGGTAACAGGTGCAGCCCGATCTGGTAAAAGTGAATGGGCGGAAGATTTGGCGATAAATTCAGGCAAAGCTGTTGTGTATGTTGCTACTGCTACACAAAATCCAGATGATCCAGAATGGCAACAGCGCATTGAAAAACATCAAAAACGTCGTCCTCAAGATTGGATTACTCTATCTGTCCCTGTGGAACTGACTGCTACTTTAGCTCAGTCCCAGTCTAATACTTGCTTGTTGGTTGATTCTTTGGGAACTTGGGTGGC
The window above is part of the Dolichospermum sp. DET69 genome. Proteins encoded here:
- the cobU gene encoding bifunctional adenosylcobinamide kinase/adenosylcobinamide-phosphate guanylyltransferase; the protein is MNKAILVTGAARSGKSEWAEDLAINSGKAVVYVATATQNPDDPEWQQRIEKHQKRRPQDWITLSVPVELTATLAQSQSNTCLLVDSLGTWVANFLEDDDLVWENTVTELLETLPLVGADVIFVAEETGWGVVPAYPMGRKFRDRLGALMRQLGGICEPVYLVTGGHALNLSLLGVPLPKS